ttcgtaacgaagaacataatctattacaaaaatttcgatgcattctaaaataatattcgaagtggtaaacaaatggattgcataatataattgggtagttccacgtcgaaaatatgcggtagtgtcctagatacaaccccttagattttttttgaataggtTCAAAACTAAGACGAGACAAAACACATACAAAAAGATGCTGTCAAAAATTATCCGAACATTCGAAATGGTCGAAGGGGTTTCGTAGCAACATTAATTGCACGTTCGCTTAATAAGCGATCAATCGAGAGTTTAAAACTCAAGGTCTTCAATTGACCATCCCTGTGTGTTATTTTCGATTCATGGTCCGAGTCCTTGTCTCACTCCATCCATCAGACTATTTGTGATATTCATAAACAAAACAGTGTTCATACCAACTGTTTCCACTGTCCGGTCCAACTTAACGGTGGAACAATACTCTTACACCGAATTCAAACATGTCTGcctaagtgagagacatgagtactaTCACAACgccacaaaaaaaatagagCTAGGTTGTATCCGTGAATAACCGCAAGGTAAACGTAGGATTACTGTTGGTAAATATTCCTTGGAAGTTGCTTATGAATTAATACTCAATGATtggatattttgaaagattgctaaaagtttttcttttgtgtttttttttgttggtgatCTTGAAAAGAATCGTTGTAATATAGTTTTCGGTTAGCTGTGCATGAAGAAGCATTaccaatttcatatttttcttttcattgcAGAATGTTATCGAATATCGCAACAGGCTGGATGATATTATCCATTCTCATTTGTAATTTGGTTCTTACAAACACGTATCCCCAATATGATAATGTGTTTGCTCCATCACAATCCCAAGAACAACACAATTACTACACAAACCCACAATTGAACCGAAAGTTTGCAGAAAAGCCAAATAGTATCAAAAAAGTGGCTTTGGATGACATCGATGATATTCAAACAAACCAGATTCAAGACGGAGGCTTTTCTTGGTCTAATATGTTGGGAGTGCTCATGCAGATGATGTTCAATGGCGGAAATACGGCTCCAACCAAGTCCGATGACATCGATAACAGTGGAAGTTTCTCTCAATCGCCATGGGCTAATGTAATCTCAGTAGGACTGAAAATCATCACTGCCATTCTCGGAGGAGGAGGTGCAAGCGACGGTATTGATAAAGTGGATAACGGAAACTCGCCGATGCAGGtataattattttcaattgaTATGACATGAACATTGTCTATATGAACGGAAATTGGTGATACTAATTACTGGGGAAAATCTTTTCTTAATATATGGTATCTGATAGAGAAAATTAGGAGTTGCTATAGATGAATAATTTTGAACGCAATAACTAGCCCATATTACATATTTAACTTATAGGTAACatagatttttgtgaaataGTAGAAATTGGTTATCAGCACGAATTTTTTGGActgtttttcttatttttcaaaaacacagAATGTTCTCGCGGCCGTGTTTACAGCAATGTTCGGTGCAAAGGACCCAGACCAAGTGAATACTATGGCCAAGCAAGCAGGAGAGGTACGTATCGTGGAACAAAGAGAGCTTGTAGcttatttattcaatttaacaTTGTAAATACATTTCTGAATGGTTATGGTCGATAGCAAAAAGAGAAAAACAAATGCTTCTGTTTTAGCGATTAAATCTTTGTGTGTCGTTTGTGTGATTTACTTGCTCGAAAACTCTTATCTCTCAACTTGAGGTCCTAAAAACGTTGATTCGCACACCGTTCCATACATACGATATTTGCTCTAAATGTACTTCAAAGTTTCCTGTATTAACAATGAGATAATGACAAATAATCATTGTTTAGCTCAATACATTTCACCTAGCATTATACCTTATTATGGTTCAACGGTTCAAATATTGCTGTGAAATGATTACACGTTCCCGTTTTTGATCGTTTGTAAGCAAGCGTGGCATCCAGCTTGCTGAAGATTTTTCATATGTAAACTTTCATTTAGTAGATTTCCCCCTCGATCTTACGGCGAAATCTCACTAAACTTCGCTTTCCGATCGATTGATATAATAGACTCTATTATGTAATTCTCATCGAACGTTCAATTGAATCCCAAGCA
The Toxorhynchites rutilus septentrionalis strain SRP chromosome 2, ASM2978413v1, whole genome shotgun sequence genome window above contains:
- the LOC129765231 gene encoding uncharacterized protein LOC129765231 isoform X1: MLSNIATGWMILSILICNLVLTNTYPQYDNVFAPSQSQEQHNYYTNPQLNRKFAEKPNSIKKVALDDIDDIQTNQIQDGGFSWSNMLGVLMQMMFNGGNTAPTKSDDIDNSGSFSQSPWANVISVGLKIITAILGGGGASDGIDKVDNGNSPMQNVLAAVFTAMFGAKDPDQVNTMAKQAGEFLNIVVTLLDALKTSFSHRSLAARNLGKKDSFSDAAIASIIVLKTYARSYRQPEDKCLQKHICDANNDCMNAIGGSSIFCQLGNYATSYVIERQFSKSFEALYEAGRNGRMGLNCRQLYLDCNEI
- the LOC129765231 gene encoding uncharacterized protein LOC129765231 isoform X2, with the protein product MLSNIATGWMILSILICNLVLTNTYPQYDNVFAPSQSQEQHNYYTNPQLNRKFAEKPNSIKKVALDDIDDIQTNQIQDGGFSWSNMLGVLMQMMFNGGNTAPTKSDDIDNSGSFSQSPWANVISVGLKIITAILGGGGASDGIDKVDNGNSPMQFLNIVVTLLDALKTSFSHRSLAARNLGKKDSFSDAAIASIIVLKTYARSYRQPEDKCLQKHICDANNDCMNAIGGSSIFCQLGNYATSYVIERQFSKSFEALYEAGRNGRMGLNCRQLYLDCNEI